The proteins below come from a single Macaca fascicularis isolate 582-1 chromosome 9, T2T-MFA8v1.1 genomic window:
- the ITPRIP gene encoding LOW QUALITY PROTEIN: inositol 1,4,5-trisphosphate receptor-interacting protein (The sequence of the model RefSeq protein was modified relative to this genomic sequence to represent the inferred CDS: deleted 2 bases in 1 codon), which translates to MAMGLFRVCLVVVTAIINHPLLFPRENTTVPENEEEIIRKMQAHQEKLQLEQLRLEEEVARLAAEKEALEQVAEEGRQQNETRVAWDLWSTLCMILFLMIEVWRQDHQEGPSPECLGGEEDELPGLGGTPLQGLTLPNKATLGHFYERCIRGATADAARTREFLEGFVDDLLEALRSLCNRDTDMEVEDFIGVDSMYENWQVDRPLLCHLFVPFTPPEPYRFHPELWCSGRSVPLDRQGYGQIKVVRADRDTLSCICGKTKLGEDMLCLLHGRNSMAPPCGDMENLLCATDSLYLDTMQVMKWFQTALTRAWHGIAHKYEFDLAFSQLDSPGSLKIKFRSGKFMPFNLIPVIQCDDSDLYFVSHLPREPSEGTPASSTDWLLSFAVYERHFLRMTLKALPEGACHLSCLQIASFLLSKQSRLTGPSGLSSYHLKTALLHLLLLRQAADWKAGQLDARLHELLCFLEKSLLEKKLHHFFIGNRKVPEAMGLPEAVLRAEPLNLFRPFVLQRSLYRKTLDSFYEMLKNAPALISEYSLHVPSDHQPTPKS; encoded by the exons ATGGCCATGGGGCTGTTCCGCGTGTGTCTGGTGGTGGTGACGGCCATCATCAACCATCCGCTGCTGTTCCCGCGGGAGAACACCACGGTCCCTGAGAACGAGGAGGAGATCATCCGCAAGATGCAGGCGCACCAGGAGAAGCTGCAGCTGGAGCAGCTGcgcctggaggaggaggtggctcGGCTGGCAGCCGAGAAGGAGGCACTGGAGCAGGTGGCGGAGGAGGGCAGGCAGCAGAATGAGACACGTGTGGCATGGGACCTCTGGAGCACCCTCTGCATGATCCTCTTCCTGATGATCGAGGTGTGGCGCCAGGACCACCAGGAGGGGCCCTCACCTGAGTGCCTGGGTGGTGAGGAGGATGAGCTGCCTGGGCTGGGGGGCACCCCCTTGCAGGGCCTCACCCTGCCCAACAAGGCCACGCTTGGCCACTTTTATGAGCGCTGCATCCGGGGGGCCACGGCCGATGCAGCCCGTACCCGGGAGTTCCTGGAAGGCTTCGTAGATGACTTGCTGGAAGCCCTGAGGAGCCTCTGCAACCGGGACACTGACATGGAGGTGGAGGACTTCATTGGCGTGGACAGCATGTATGAGAACTGGCAGGTGGACAGGCCGCTGCTGTGCCACCTTTTTGTGCCCTTCACACCCCCCGAGCCCTACCGCTTCCACCCAGAGCTCTGGTGCTCCGGCCGCTCAGTGCCCCTGGATCGCCAGGGCTACGGCCAGATCAAGGTGGTCCGCGCTGACCGGGACACACTGAGCTGCATCTGTGGCAAGACCAAGCTTGGGGAAGACATGCTGTGTCTCCTGCACGGCAGGAACAGCATGGCACCTCCCTGCGGCGACATGGAGAACCTGCTGTGTGCCACAGATTCCCTGTACCTGGACACGATGCAAGTCATGAAGTGGTTCCAGACGGCCCTCACCAGAGCCTGGCACGGCATCGCCCACAAGTACGAGTTCGACCTGGCCTTTAGCCAGCTGGACAGCCCCGGGTCCCTGAAGATCAAGTTCCGTTCAGGAAAGTTCATGCCCTTCAACCTGATTCCTGTGATCCAGTGTGATGACTCGGACCTGTACTTTGTCTCCCACCTTCCCAGGGAGCCCTCTGAGGGCACCCCAGCCTCCAGCACAGACTGGCTCCTGTCCTTTGCTGTCTACGAGCGACACTTCCTCAGGATGACACTGAAGGCGCTGCCCGAGggcgcctgccacctcagctGCCTGCAGATAGCCTCCTTCCTGCTTTCCAAGCAGAGCCGCCTGACCGGCCCCAGCGGGCTCAGCAGCTACCACCTGAAGACGGCCCTGCTGCACCTCCTACTCCTCCGGCAGGCAGCGGACTGGAAGGCAGGGCAGCTGGACGCTCGTCTGCATGAGTTGCTCTGCTTCCTGGAGAAGAGCTTGCTGGAGAAGAAACTCCACCACTTCTTCATCGGCAACCGCAAGGTGCCTGAGGCCATGGGACTCCCGGAGGCCGTGCTCAGGGCCGAGCCCCTCAACCTCTTCCGGCCCTTCGTCCTGCAACGAAGTCTTTACCGTAAGACACTGGACTCCTTCTATGAGATGCTCAAGAATGCCCCAGCACTCATTAGCGAGTATTCCCTACATGTCCCCTCAGACCAC CAGCCTACCCCAAAAAGCTGA